The Mus musculus strain C57BL/6J chromosome 2, GRCm38.p6 C57BL/6J genome has a window encoding:
- the Cyp24a1 gene encoding 1,25-dihydroxyvitamin D(3) 24-hydroxylase, mitochondrial precursor (cytochrome P450, family 24, subfamily a, polypeptide 1 (MGD|MGI:88593 GB|NM_009996, evidence: BLASTN, 99%, match=3296); putative), with the protein MSCPIDKRRPLIAFLRRLRDLGQPPRSVTSKAHVKRAPKEVPLCPLMTDGETRNVTSLPGPTNWPLLGSLLEIFWKGGLKKQHDTLAEYHKKYGQIFRMKLGSFDSVHLGSPSLLEALYRTESAHPQRLEIKPWKAYRDHRNEAYGLMILEGQEWQRVRSAFQKKLMKPVEIMKLDKKINEVLADFMGQIDELRDERGRIQDLYSELNKWSFESICLVLYEKRFGLLQKDTEEEALTFIAAIKTMMSTFGKMMVTPVELHKRLNTKVWQAHTLAWDTIFKSVKPCIDHRLERYSQQPGADFLCDIYQQDHLSKKELYAAVTELQLAAVETTANSLMWILYNLSRNPQVQQRLLREIQSVLPDNQTPRAEDVRNMPYLKACLKESMRLTPSVPFTTRTLDKPTVLGEYTLPKGTVLTLNTQVLGSSEDNFEDADKFRPERWLEKEKKINPFAHLPFGVGKRMCIGRRLAELQLHLALCWIIQKYNIVATDSEPVEMLHLGILVPSRELPIAFCPR; encoded by the exons ATGAGCTGCCCCATTGACAAAAGGCGCCCCCTGATCGCTTTCCTGCGCCGGCTGCGGGACCTCGGGCAACCCCCAAGGTCCGTGACATCCAAGGCGCACGTGAAGCGTGCGCCAAAAGAGGTGCCCCTCTGCCCGCTGATGACCGACGGTGAGACTCGGAACGTCACCTCCTTACCTGGACCCACCAACTGGCCACTGCTGGGCAGCCTACTGGAGATTTTTTGGAAAGGTGGCCTGAAGAAACAGCACGACACACTG GCAGAGTACCACAAGAAGTATGGCCAGATTTTCCGGATGAAGCTGGGCTCCTTCGACTCGGTGCATCTGGGCTCGCCGAGCCTGCTGGAAGCTCTGTACCGCACAGAGAGCGCGCATCCCCAGCGGCTAGAGATCAAACCCTGGAAAGCCTATCGGGACCATCGCAACGAAGCCTACGGGCTGATGATCCT GGAAGGACAGGAGTGGCAGCGGGTCCGCAGCGCCTTCCAAAAGAAACTCATGAAGCCCGTGGAAATCATGAAGCTGGACAAGAAAATCAATGAG GTCTTGGCTGATTTTATGGGGCAAATCGATGAGCTGCGTGATGAGAGAGGCCGCATCCAAGACTTGTACAGCGAGCTGAACAAATGGTCCTTTGAAA GCATCTGCCTTGTGTTATATGAGAAGAGATTCGGGCTCCTTCAAAAGGACACAGAGGAAGAAGCCCTGACCTTCATTGCGGCCATCAAAACA ATGATGAGCACATTTGGGAAGATGATGGTGACCCCCGTGGAGCTGCACAAGCGCCTCAACACCAAAGTGTGGCAAGCGCACACGCTGGCCTGGGACACCATTTTCAAATCAG TCAAGCCCTGCATCGACCACCGCCTAGAGAGATATTCCCAGCAGCCTGGTGCGGATTTCCTTTGTGATATTTATCAGCAAGATCATCTTTCCAAGAAAGAACTGTACGCTGCTGTCACGGAGCTCCAGCTGGCTGCAGTGGAGACG ACCGCAAACAGCTTGATGTGGATTCTCTACAATCTATCCCGGAATCCCCAAGTGCAACAGAGACTTCTCCGGGAAATCCAGAGCGTGCTGCCTGACAACCAGACGCCACGGGCGGAAGATGTGAGGAATATGCCCTATTTAAAGGCCTGTCTAAAGGAGTCCATGAG GCTTACCCCAAGTGTGCCATTCACAACTCGGACCCTTGACAAGCCAACCGTTCTGGGTGAATACACGCTACCCAAAGGA ACAGTCTTAACACTAAATACCCAAGTGCTGGGCTCTAGCGAAGACAATTTTGAAGATGCTGACAAGTTTAGACCCGAACGCTGGcttgaaaaggagaaaaagatcaACCCCTTCGCTCATCTCCCATTTGGCGTCGGGAAGAGGATGTGCATCGGGCGCCGGCTGGCTGAGCTACAGCTCCACTTGGCTCTTTGCTGG ATAATCCAAAAATATAACATTGTGGCTACAGACAGTGAACCTGTGGAGATGCTGCATCTTGGCATCCTGGTACCTAGCCGGGAGCTGCCCATTGCGTTCTGTCCACGGTAG